The Anaeromyxobacter sp. Fw109-5 genomic interval CGAAAGAAGCAGTTCCCGGTCGGAGAGCTCGTGGACTACCTCGCGGGCCTCGGCCGGCAGCTCGGCGCCGCGTTCATCTTCCCGGCCGAGCAGACGTCGTGCTCCGGCACGAGCTGCACCCCCGGTCTCTGCTGCCAGGAGAACTGCCCCACCGCGGGCGTCTGCACGCAGAGCATCAACCCGGCGAACTACTGCGGCGCGCAGGCTCCGGGCCACCGGCTCTACGACGCGGCGAACCAGCTCCGGAACAGGGGGGCAGACGTCATCGCCGGCTCCGTCTGCGACGGCGACTTCGCGACGCTGCTGAACGAGCTCGCGGAGATCGTGAAGCCGCCCGCCGGGCTCACGCTGCCGACCCAGCCGGCGGAGGGGCAGATCACGTTGCTGCGCATCGCCGCCAGGAACGGGCAGACGCGCAAGACCTGCAACGGCCCGGCGCCCGCGGGCACCACGCTCGACGCCGCGCGGGCCAGCTATGACTGGTGGTTCACGGCCGGCCGCGAGGTCAGCGCCCCCGTCGAGGTCTCGCAGAACGTCTACATCAACCAGGGCACCGGCAACTGCGTGGCCGACGCCGGCGAGACCTACTCGGCGGACTACATCGCGCTGAACCCGCCGAGCGGGTGCACGACCCGGGACGACTGCCAGCGGGTCCTCGGCGGTCGGCCGGAGAACTGGGGCTGCTACACGCCGCCGGGCACCGGCCGCGGCACGTGCGTCTGCTGCGAGGCCGGCTCGACGGCGCCGGAGTGCCAGCCGTGAGCCGCCGCCCGCTGCGCGTCACGCTCCTCGCCGCGCTCGCGCTCGCCTGCGAGTCGGTGCCCACGGACGCGGTGACGCGCTGCGAGGCGACCCGCGTCGTGCCCGCCGCGGTGAAGACGGACATCCTCTTCGTCATCGACGACTCCGGCTCGATGGACGAGGAGCAGGCGAACCTCCGCGACAACCTCGACGCGTTCATCGACGCGCTCGTCGCCGCTCCGATCGCGAACGAGTTCCAGATCGGCGTGACCAACACCTCGGTCGAGGCCTACAACACCGGGACGTCGTATCCGAAGGACACGCCGGCCCAGTACAAGCCGTACCCGGCCGGCGCGCTCATCGCCATCCGCCAGACCGCGCCCGGCGTGGCCAACCCGGGCGACATCCTCTGGACGGCGACCGACGGGTTCACCGGCCCGCGCATCCTGACGGCGGCGTCCCCCTCGCTGGTGGAAGACTTCAAGGCGAACGTGCGGGTCGGCACGTACGGCGCCGGCAAGGAGCAGCCGTTCCGGGCCACGCGCCTCGCGCTCACCGACCGCGTCGCCGACGGCGTCAACGCGGGGTTCCTCCGGCCGGGCGCCCGGCTCGCCGTGGTGTTCGTCTCCGACGAGGACGACTGCACCGACACCGCTGCGCCCTTCGCGACCAGCGACTCCCAGTGCCATGACGCCGCGTTCAAGGACGCGAGCCTCGACGCCGTGGACGACTTCGTCGACTTCCTGCGGGGGACGATCGACGGCGAGCGCCGCGAGGTGACCGTCGCCTCGATCGTCGGCGTGGACGCGGCCACCGGCGATCCGTCCTGCCTCACGTGCGCCAACACGGCGTGCGGGACGGCCTACGACGGCGCGGTCCGCTTCAGCCAGCTGGCGGAGCGCCTCGGCACGCTCCGCACCCGGACCGGCTCCATCTGCGACCCGAGCTTCCGGAGCATCCTGGAGGACATCGCCGGCCTGCTCGTCGCCCAGTCCCTGCCGCTCGACGGCACGCCCGCGGACTGGCGGATGCTCGCCGTCGCGGTGGATCGCGACGGGGTGGAGACCATCCCCTGCCCGGTGGCGCTCGAGGAGAGCGCCGACGCGCTCACGGCCGGCGCCGTCTATACGCCTCCCCTCGAGGGGCGTCCGGCGGCCCTGACCTTCCAGAATGACTGCCGGCTCCAGCAGGGGGATCGGGTCCAGGTGCAGGTGGTCTGCGCCGGTTGAGCCGTTCCGGTCGTCCCGCGCCGGCGCCCGTCAGCGACGCTCGGAGGGGTCGCTCACCCCGGCCGTGCCGGAGACCGATCACCATTCGTGAATGGCTCCGTCCGGAGCCTGCGCGGGCGCGCGCGCGTGTGCAAGAACACGTTTCATGCTCGCCGCGCTCGCCCTCGGCCTCGCCGCCGCGCTCGCCTCGTCGGCCGGCACCCGTGGGGATGACGCGCCGCGGCAGGGCGTGGCCGCCTTGCTCGCCCGGGCGGATGCAGCCTACGAGCGGCGCGCCGACCCGCGAGAGCTGGCTGCGGTCGGCACCGCGCTCGCAGAGGGCGAGCGGCTCGCCCCCGACGATTACGAGGTGCTCTGGCGGCTCGCGCGCCTGCAGTTCTGGCTCGCAGACGACCCGTCCCTGCGCGACGAGGAGAAGAGCCGGATCGGCAAGCGCGGATGGGAGTACGGCGAGCGGGCCATCCGGGCGAACCCCGCCCGCGTCGAGGGGTGGCACTACTCGGCGGCGGGCATGGGCAACTACGCGCTCGGGATCGGG includes:
- a CDS encoding tetratricopeptide repeat protein — translated: MLAALALGLAAALASSAGTRGDDAPRQGVAALLARADAAYERRADPRELAAVGTALAEGERLAPDDYEVLWRLARLQFWLADDPSLRDEEKSRIGKRGWEYGERAIRANPARVEGWHYSAAGMGNYALGIGIWRALREGIEKKFKDRLSRAEKIDADFEHGAIQTAWGRFWYELPWPKHDDRKSERALKVALEKNPDNVRAHVYLADTYRKQGRRGEAREQLEMAAGGKPGRYDEAEERRWQEIARRKLADQQGGAR